AGTAACCTACCATCCCAATACCAAGCAGCCTGGGGAACTCCTCCAAGATTTCTGCAACAGTTCTCTCCCTATCTTTCACCCATTCTGCCCTGTGCTTTGATGTCAATGACATGTACTCTTTGACTTTGGTAGTAGGTGCACAGTTGTCCTTTAGCCACTGAACCTTTGCAAGTACATCTTCGGCTGTCTCTTGCTTCTCATCGGGTTCATCAGGAGTTGCTGCACTTGCATTAACtgttaaaaagtacaaacacatcaatattattataacctccagataaattatattaaataatatccATTCAGTCCCTTTGTTATAGCGATTCATTAAATTTTGTCCTTGCTTCCATGTCCTGAACCAAGTTGGTTGGGTACTCCTGAGGCAACTCGTGAAGTTGAAAACTATGAGCACACTCTATTTATATGACATGACAATGATACTTGTGCATCAGAAATAccactttcctttttttgtccAGCCCCTAAAACACAAACTTCCTTGAGTGCTGTTGTTACACATTCCAAGCAAGCAATGCAAACAAGACCTGTGATAAAGAATCCTTTAGTATCTGTGGTTGTAACACGGGCATGGGGCCttctaattaattttgttttctatttatgtggcatagtttttgtttgtttatggggCATTggggattttgttattttgttatattttttttatattagtttttgagtttttgttgttgtcgtcgatgggtttttttgttttttgtttttttttttggggggggggggtaataggTCAATTACCTTGATGCTTTCCAACTTCCTCCTTCCTTCCTTGATGCTCTCCAACTTCCTCCTttcttatcatatttttcctCACATAACGCAAGTGTTCTTCAAGATAACCACCTGCAGGGCATCCTTTGGATCCTTTAGTGTAAAAGGCTTCctttagtaaaacaatgacaaagcaTATGTAAATTACACAGACAGGTCTAATTGTTTTTCACATGCACTGACaattgtgaccatccaccaggAATGGGCTAAAAAGTTGGGTTTTAGATTATTTGGCAAGTTAAGACTCctgaaaataagttttaaaattgtacattgtgtgtttgtgttgcTTGGTGGACAGAAAATAAAACGTCACCGCTTGTGACTAAATCTTGTGTTTTCTATTGTTGGACATacctcaatattattatacctACTTTAAAGCCCATTTGTGGTGGACAGTCACAATTTGCCATACTTCATATGGAGTTGATTGTCTCATAACCTTCCAAGATGAAAGTATGTACacaaaattttaataattattgaaatttaatgtagaatatatgaatattcataagctaAGTGAACCAAGTGTGCATACTATTTCCAATCTTCAGATAAAAGCTTTAATAGTCGTGGTGATGACTAGGGCCATTCAATGTACAAGCCTCTCTGATTCGGATGGGTTGCCCTTCAATAAGGCAAACATTAATACTTACATATCCTGTGATTCCTTGAGGGTCTTTCAGGCTTGGGAATGCAGCAATCACACTCTCAGCCAGAGCACTCTTTTCAAATGCACCAGGGCTGTAACATCAAAGAAAATACTTGCTTAAAACACAGCCATTTCTATAATAATGAGCATAAAGTGTGACATGGGAGAGGATTTAACGGAATAGTACCAACAAAATGAAGTACTTAGTACACTGCCATATATTTTGGTCTGTGTTTTCAGGAATTGTATAGTAAGGACAAACATTTTGTCATCAATTTGTAGAAGGTATATGAATTAACAACAATTTCAGCAAGCACATTTCAACAAACAGGAACAAGCATGTTTATGACTTATTGGCTGGCCTTGCTCATGCAAGACTTATTTTACTGTCATGAAcatgtaatttcttttaaacctcattagtttttaagttttgactGCCCCAAAAACACTCTGGGTTGAGAATTTTGATTAAGCAGcatttgaaaactttattttgttatttctgtcatCCCTTTCCAGGCCATTCTGTCATTCTTGGTTACGTAAATCTAACACTTTTCAAATGACACTGtaacttttcaaataaatttatattcttttctttttattttaaaacctttttggaGCACGTATCAATCATGAACATCATTCTTGTCATTTGAACATGTTTCTCTTTTTCACAAAATTGGTGTGAAGGTTCCCATATCCATGTTGTCATTAACAAAATCCAACTTTATATTCGAATGGCCTTATAGACATGTACTTACTTTTTTCCATGATGGGAAATCAAGTAGCTCACTAATATCCTGACTAGTTGATGCCTGACTTTTTTCGTCAAGAATCCAGATTGCTCGATGCTCCGAGTGACACTCTTTCCTTCTGGAGATTCACTAAGAATCTTCTTGGTATCCTGTTGAACAGTGATATATATGAAGATTGGATATATTGCTATAGTCTTTTACAGATTGGTATGCAAGGTAAACCGTTGTACACACTGGAAAAAGGTGAGGAGTCCTTCAAATTATCTTAAATTGCTTTCATAcatatcatttcaaaattgtCCCTGTTCCCAGGCCCCTATTGTTTTTCCCAATGGAGATTCGGTCACTTTTAAAAACTGAGAATGTCGGGGGGTTTACCCATAGCAAGTTGTGGCATTGTCCTAAAGGAAACTGTGTGTGGTAAAGATGGTAATAGTCTCTTTATACATTATGGGTAAGGAAGGGATACACAAGAATATGCAAATATCATGTTCAATTCTACCCTTGGTATACTTATAATGCCAACACAACGGCATAGATGGTAGGGTGATTATTCAATAATTGGGAACACCTTTCTTGTCTTCACTTTTCTTGTGCGACTTCATGAAGCTCAATCATCTTTTAGCAAAGCTGCTGTAaaactattaaaacaaaatcagcaaacaaCCATTGAGCTACAACACAATGAAAAAACAGAAGCTCTATCTGCATAAAAATTAAAGATaattaagtttaaaaacaaacgtCTTACTTACAAACAAAAGTCTCTTCGTTCTTTTCATGGGTGGGGGTGACATCTGTGACAATGGAAAAGAAGCCCAACTGTCCCGAGTCTGACAAAGAGGCTGCACTGGAAACATCCCCTGTTACTGGTGTGCCTAACACAGGTGCAACTTCACTGAAGTCCGAACTGGAACTCAGCATTGACTGACAATCAAAAGAAGCCGTTTCCGGTCCAAAGTCAAGCATATCCCTTGGTAGCTGAATTGGTATTGCTGTTACCCGAGGTCCAAACtgtacaacaaatacaaaaagggGCTAGATTAAATATAGATTACTTACTAAATTACCACTACTCCTTCTGCCAGATGAAATTGGAATTGTCTCAAAGAAAAGCATAGAAAAGCAAAAATAACCATGCTTCTTACAGTAGTCTGTTTTATGTTTCCTAGTgaggaaaaaaagtaataataatggtTCTGTATTAAACATACCAGTACAGTATCATCATACAAGGTTGAATGGTGTTATGATGTACCACGAAGAGTCGTCCTTACCACTGCACTTAGTTGCATGGAATGGTCTGCACACGAGAAGTTCTTTGGGCTGTTTGATGAAAACACTTTCAGACTCTTCCACAGCATAAGAGTGTCTATGCCTGTTGTAATACTTGGTATGCCATGACCGTAGGACAAAGTAGATACTGCTCTCAACTATTATGATATGCTTTACTTGTGAGAATTGTGGCTCTTTGGCAGTCCAGTCAACCAGAATCATGCAGTTTGGTTTGTATGTATGTCTGAATGGAAACACTTCCTGACAAAATGACTTGAGCATCTTTTCCACACCCAAGGAAGGAACACACATCATTCACTTCATCCAGAGAAGAAACCAGAACAGAAATCTGATCCCTTACTTCTAATTCACTGTTCAATGGCTTCCTCAGTAAGAAAGTATAGCTTTGTTGCTGCTGATGCCTGATACTGACTGTCTTTGCAACATTCTTGTAATTGTTACAAGCTCTAGCCCACCT
This sequence is a window from Asterias rubens chromosome 19, eAstRub1.3, whole genome shotgun sequence. Protein-coding genes within it:
- the LOC117303339 gene encoding uncharacterized protein LOC117303339, translated to MSPPPMKRTKRLLFDTKKILSESPEGKSVTRSIEQSGFLTKKVRHQLVRILVSYLISHHGKNPGAFEKSALAESVIAAFPSLKDPQGITGYEAFYTKGSKGCPAGGYLEEHLRYVRKNMIRKEEVGEHQGRKEEVGKHQVNASAATPDEPDEKQETAEDVLAKVQWLKDNCAPTTKVKEYMSLTSKHRAEWVKDRERTVAEILEEFPRLLGIGMIEQDFQLMYPKVADRLTDKWGGLSDSLIDYATQMFPLWKDVLGLDASTDVKKLTEDEKINLSFFVIPMIFDGCDKKKTGGRFGPKETMKAFIDVQLDIVHMPTYLEKIDATKHPQPFLLVLYSESVLKPSSVFVIIEKNTIPQPSLLKAIDVCYKAHFILDCKYQQLCTSVWKFFERYIFNQPGIPTNKDSPTLRALRAFLAFRNFP